One region of Nycticebus coucang isolate mNycCou1 chromosome 10, mNycCou1.pri, whole genome shotgun sequence genomic DNA includes:
- the CIC gene encoding protein capicua homolog isoform X2 — translation MKPMKKHSACTGLSGPGSGSKSPPATRAKALRRRGAGEGDKPEEDEDEVQQQQQQHPGPEELEEAEEEEAERGSGAEGLHPELHPGDLTPGRAEDPKGDGEAGRWEPSLSRKTATFKSRAPKKKYVEEHGASGDNIAGTPEEQVRTPEEANALGVPPRPPTSTRSSSTDTASEHSADLEDEPAEACGPGPWPSSGTSGGYDLRQLRSQRVLARRSDGLFLPAIVRQVRRSQDLGVQFPGDRTLTFYEGVPGGGVDVVLDTTPPPGALVVGTPVCTCVEPGVAAYREGVVVEVATKPAAYKVRFSPGPSSQPGLLGTLSQPPQLLHREPEEAVWVARSSLRLLRPPWEPEALPRKPLTGPEEEQADPGATLPPCSAALDPKQPEDAEVSKISFGGNLGAHCEENEEKHLPGLGTPALLPLPPPQLLSPPPKSPAFAGPGRPGEQPSPCQEGSQGGSRSSSVASLEKGAAPAARARTPLTAAQQKYKKGDVVCTPNGIRKKFNGKQWRRLCSRDGCMKESQRRGYCSRHLSMRTKEMEGLADSGPGGAGRPAGMAAREGSTEFDWGDETSRDSEASSVAARGDSRPRLVAPADLSRFEFDECEAAVMLVSLGSSRSGTPSFSPVSTQSPFSPAPSPSPSPLFGFRPANFSPINASPVIQRTAVRSRHLSASTPKAGVLTPPDLGPPPPAPRERHSSGILPTFQTNLTFTVPISPGRRKTELLPHPGALGAPGAGGGGAVPDFPKNDSLDSGVDSVSHTPTPSTPAGFRAVSPAVPFSRSRQPSPLLLLPPPAGLTSDPGPSVRRVPAVQRDSPVIVRNPDVPLPSKFPGEVGSSGEARAGGPGRSCRETPVPHGVASGKPGLPPPLPAPVPITVPPAAPTAVAQPMPTFGLASSPFQPVAFHPSPAALLPVLVPSSYTSHPAPKKEVIMGRPGTVWTNVEPRSVAVFPWHSLVPFLAPSQPDPSVQPNEAQQPASHPVASNQSKEPAESAAVAHEQPPGGAGSADPGRPPGATCPESPGPGPPHTLGVVEPGKGPPPITEEEVPIPPGEPRLDSETESDHDDAFLSIMSPEIQLPLPPGKRRTQSLSALPKERDSSSEKDGRSPNKREKDHIRRPMNAFMIFSKRHRALVHQRHPNQDNRTVSKILGEWWYALGPKEKQKYHDLAFQVKEAHFKAHPDWKWCNKDRKKSSSEAKPTSLGLVGGHKETRERSMSETGTAAAPGVSSELLSVAAQTLLSSDTKAPGSSSCGAERLHAVGGPGSARPRAFSHSGVHSLDGGEVDSQALQELTQMVSGPTSYSGSKPSTQYGAPGPFAAPSEGGALAASGRPPLLPTRASRSQRAASEDMTSDEERMVICEEEGDDDVIADDGFGTTDIDLKCKERVTDSESGDSSGEDPEGNKGFGRKVFSPVIRSSFTHCRPSLDPEPPGPPDPPATFSKGYGPTPSSSSPASSTSAATSFSLGSGTFKSQESGQGSTVGSLRPPPPGAGVPATPSKATRFLSTDPATFRRKRPESVGGLDPPGPSVIAASPSGGGSILQTLVLPPNKEEQEGSGARVPSAQAPSLAYGAPAAPLSRPAATMVTNVVRPVSSTPVPIASKPFPNSGRAEASPNDIAGARTEMGTGSRVPGSSPLGVSLVYSDKKSATATSPAPHLVAGPLLGTVGKAPATVTNLLVGTPGYGAPAPPAVQFIAQGTPGSGTTAGSGAGAGNGPNGPVPLGILQPGALGKAGGITQVQYILPTLPQQLQVAPAPAPAPGTKAAAPSGPAPTTSIRFTLPPGTSTNGKVLAATAPTPGIPILQSVPSAPPPKAQSVSPVQAPPPGGSAQLLPGKVLVPLAAPSMSVRGGGAGQPLPLVSPPFSVPVQNGAQPPSKIIQLTPVPVSTPSGLVPPLSPATLPGPTSQPQKVLLPSSTRITYVQSAGGHALPLGTSPASSQAGTVTSYGPTSSVALGFTSLGPSGPAFVQPLLSAGQAPLLAPGQVGVSPVPSPQLPPACAAPGGPVITAFYPGSPVPTSSAPLAQPSQAAPSVVYTVATSTTPPAATILPKGPPAPATATPAPTSPFPSATGSMTYSLVAPKAQRPSPKAPQKVKAAIASIPVGSFEAGASGRSGPAPRQSLEPGPVREPTAPESELEGQPTPPAPLPPPESWTPTARSSSPPPLAAEERTSTKVPDTMASKFPSSSSDWRVPGQGLESRGEPPTPPSPAPAPATASGSNSSSSEGSSGRAAGDTPERKEAASTGKKVKVRPPPLKKTFDSVDKVLSEVDFEERFAELPEFRPEEVLPSPTLQSLATSPRAILGSYRKKRKNSTDLDSAPEDPTSPKRKMRRRSSCSSEPNTPKSAKCEGDIFTFDRTGTEAEDVLGELEYEKVPYSSLRRTLDQRRALVMQLFQDHGFFPSAQATAAFQARYADIFPSKVCLQLKIREVRQKIMQAATPTEQPPGAETPLPGPPPTGTAAAPAPTLSPAGGPDPTSPGSDSGTAQAAPPLPPPPESGPGQPAWEGAPQPSPPPPGPSAAATGR, via the exons ATGAAGCCAATGAAGAAGCACTCAGCATGCACTGGCCTTTCAGGTCCTGGCAGTGGTAGCAAGTCCCCACCAGCCACGAGGGCCAAGGCTCTGAGGCGGCgaggggctggggagggtgaCAAGCCAGAGGAGGATGAAGATGAggttcagcagcagcagcagcagcatcctgGGCCAGAAGAGCTGGaggaagctgaggaggaggaggctgagcGGGGCTCCGGGGCTGAGGGGCTGCACCCAGAGCTGCACCCTGGCGACTTGACCCCAGGCCGAGCTGAGGACCCCAAGGGAGATGGGGAGGCAGGCCGATGGGAGCCCTCACTTAGCCGCAAGACAGCCACGTTTAAGTCTCGAGCACCCAAGAAAAAGTATGTGGAGGAGCATGGGGCCAGCGGTGATAACATAGCTGGGACCCCTGAAGAGCAGGTACGAACCCCTGAGGAGGCCAATGCCCTGGGAGTACCTCCAAGGCCACCCACCTCTACCCGCTCTTCCTCCACTGACACAGCCAGTGAACACTCAGCAGACCTGGAGGATGAGCCAGCTGAGGCTTGTGGTCCAGGCCCCTGGCCATCCAGTGGCACCAGTGGTGGCTATGATCTACGGCAGTTGCGGTCCCAGCGGGTGCTGGCTCGGCGTAGTGATGGACTATTCTTGCCTGCTATAGTACGCCAGGTGCGCCGAAGCCAGGACCTGGGTGTGCAGTTCCCTGGTGACCGGACCCTGACTTTCTATGAGGGGGTACCAGGTGGAGGTGTAGATGTGGTTTTGGATACCACACCGCCACCAGGCGCATTAGTGGTAGGTACACCTGTCTGTACCTGTGTGGAGCCTGGTGTGGCTGCCTACAGGGAGGGTGTGGTGGTGGAGGTGGCTACCAAGCCAGCTGCCTACAAGGTCCGTTTCAGCCCTGGTCCTAgctcccagccaggcctgctagGCACCCTGTCACAGCCCCCACAGCTGCTGCACCGTGAACCTGAGGAGGCTGTGTGGGTGGCCCGCTCCAGTCTGCGCCTGCTGCGGCCCCCCTGGGAACCTGAGGCCCTGCCGAGGAAGCCCCTTACAGGCCCTGAAGAAGAGCAGGCTGACCCTGGGGCCACCTTGCCACCCTGCTCCGCTGCCTTAGACCCCAAGCAGCCCGAGGATGCTGAGGTCTCTAAGATCAGCTTTGGGGGCAACTTGGGTGCTCACTGTGAGGAGAATGAGGAGAAGCACCTGCCAGGCCTGGGTACCCCAGCTCTACTCCCATTGCCCCCACCCCAGCTTCTGTCGCCACCACCCAAGTCTCCAGCCTTTGCAGGCCCTGGCCGCCCTGGTGAGCAGCCCTCACCCTGCCAGGAGGGGAGCCAGGGTGGCAGTCGGAGCAGCAGTGTGGCCTCACTGGAGAAGGGGGCTGCACCGGCAGCCCGGGCCCGCACGCCACTGACAGCTGCCCAGCAAAAGTACAAGAAGGGTGACGTGGTCTGCACACccaatggaatcagaaaaaagttcAATGGCAAGCAGTGGCGACGGCTGTGCTCACGGGATGGCTGCATGAAGGAGTCACAGCGGCGGGGCTACTGCTCACGCCACCTGTCCATGCGAACCAAAGAGATGGAGGGCCTGGCAGACAGTGGGCCTGGAGGGGCAGGGCGGCCAGCCGGTATGGCAGCCCGTGAGGGCAGCACTGAGTTCGACTGGGGTGATGAGACATCTCGGGACAGCGAGGCTAGCAGCGTGGCAGCCCGTGGAGACTCACGGCCACGTCTGGTGGCCCCTGCTGACTTGTCCCGTTTTGAGTTTGATGAGTGTGAGGCAGCTGTGATGTTGGTGTCATTGGGCAGCTCACGCTCAGGCACACCCTCCTTCTCACCTGTCTCCACGCAATCGCCCTTTTCTCCAGCCCcgtcaccctcaccctcaccactCTTTGGCTTCCGCCCTGCCAACTTCAGTCCTATCAATGCCTCACCAGTCATCCAGCGCACTGCTGTTCGCAGTCGCCACCTGAGTGCCAGCACTCCAAAGGCCGGTGTGCTGACACCGCCAGACCTGGGCCCACCACCACCTGCACCCCGAGAGCGCCATTCCTCCGGCATTCTACCAACCTTCCAGACCAACCTGACCTTTACTGTGCCCATCAGCCCCGGGCGGCGGAAGACAGAGCTGTTGCCACACCCAGGAGCTTTGGGGGCCCCAGGCGCAGGGGGTGGAGGAGCCGTCCCAGACTTCCCCAAGAACGACAGCTTAGACTCTGGTGTGGACTCAGTGTCCCACACACCTACACCCTCCACACCGGCTGGCTTCCGGGCTGTGTCACCTGCTGTGCCCTTTTCTCGCTCCCGCCAGCCCTCACCATTGCTGCTGTTACCCCCACCTGCTGGCCTGACCTCAGATCCAGGGCCTTCTGTGCGCAGGGTGCCTGCTGTGCAGCGGGACTCACCTGTCATTGTCCGCAACCCTGATGTGCCATTGCCCTCCAAATTCCCTGGAGAGGTGGGCAGTTCGGGTGAGGCACGGGCCGGAGGACCTGGACGGAGCTGCCGTGAGACCCCGGTGCCCCATGGGGTGGCCAGTGGGAAGCCTGGTCTGCCCCCACCTCTGCCAGCCCCTGTGCCCATCACCGTGCCTCCAGCTGCACCAACTGCTGTGGCACAGCCGATGCCTACCTTTGGCCTGGCTTCTTCACCCTTCCAACCTGTGGCCTTCCACCCCTCACCTGCTGCCCTGTTGCCTGTCCTGGTGCCCAGCAGTTATACCAGCCATCCCGCCCCCAAGAAGGAGGTCATCATGGGCCGGCCTGGAACAG TGTGGACGAATGTGGAACCTCGCTCTGTGGCTGTGTTCCCCTGGCACTCCTTAGTCCCCTTCCTGGCACCCAGCCAGCCCGACCCCTCTGTGCAGCCGAATGAGGCCCAACAACCTGCCAGCCATCCAGTGGCCTCCAACCAGAGCAAAG AACCTGCTGAATCGGCAGCTGTTGCTCACGAACAGCCACCAGGTGGGGCAGGGAGTGCTGACCCTGGGCGACCTCCTGGAGCCACATGTCCTGAGAGCCCAGGGCCTGGACCCCCACACACTTTGGGGGTGGTGGAACCTGGTAAGGGTCCCCCTCCCATCACCGAGGAGGAGGTCCCCATCCCCCCAGGAGAGCCCCGGTTGGACAGTGAGACAGAGAGTGACCACGATGATGC CTTCCTCTCCATCATGTCTCCTGAGATCCAGTTGCCTCTGCCACCTGGAAAACGACGGACCCAGTCCCTCAGTGCCCTGCCCAAGGAACGGGATTCATCTTCTGAGAAGGATGGACGCAGCCCCAATAAG CGGGAGAAGGACCATATCCGACGGCCCATGAATGCCTTCATGATCTTCAGCAAGCGGCACCGGGCCCTGGTCCACCAGCGTCACCCCAACCAGGACAACAGGACTGTCAGCAAGATCCTGGGCGAGTGGTGGTATGCCCTGGGGCCCAAGGAGAAGCAGAAGTACCATGACCTTGCTTTCCAG GTGAAGGAGGCCCACTTCAAGGCCCACCCAGATTGGAAATGGTGCAACAAGGACAGAAAGAAGTCCAGCTCAGAAGCCAAACCCACAAGCCTGGGGCTAGTAGGAGGGCACAAGGAGACACGGGAGCGGAGCATGTCAGAGACGGGCACTGCTGCTGCCCCTGGGG TGTCCTCTGAGCTCCTGTCCGTCGCAGCCCAGACACTCTTGAGCTCAGACACCAAGGCTCCAGGGAGCAGCTCCTGTGGGGCAGAGCGGTTGCACGCAGTTGGGGGACCTGGCTCAGCCCGGCCCCGAGCCTTCTCCCACAGTGGGGTACACAGCCTGGACGGCGGAGAAGTAGACAGCCAGGCACTACAGGAATTGACGCAG ATGGTGTCTGGTCCTACATCATACTCTGGCTCAAAGCCTTCCACCCAGTATGGAGCTCCAGGCCCCTTTGCAGCCCCCAGTGAGGGAGGTGCGTTGGCAGCCAGCGGGCGGCCCCCACTGTTGCCCACCCGAGCCTCTCGTTCCCAGCGTGCAGCCAGTGAAGACATGACTAGTGACGAGGAGCGCATGGTCATCTGTGAGGAGGAAGGGGATGATGATGTCATTG CTGATGATGGCTTTGGGACTACTGACATTGATCTCAAGTGCAAGGAGCGGGTGACCGACAGCGAGAGTGGAGATAGCTCTGGGGAAGACCcagagggcaacaag GGCTTTGGTCGGAAAGTGTTTTCACCTGTAATCCGTTCCTCCTTTACTCACTGCCGTCCGTCGCTGGACCCTGAGCCCCCAGGGCCTCCAGATCCACCTGCAACCTTCAGTAAAGGCTATGGTCCCACCCCATCCTCATCTTCGCCTGCCTCTTCAACCTCAGCAGCCACGTCCTTCTCACTGGGCTCAGGAACCTTCAAGTCCCAGGAGTCTGGTCAGGGCAGCACAGTAGGCTCACTGCGGCCCCCACCCCCTGGGGCTGGGGTCCCAGCAACACCTTCAAAGGCTACCCGGTTCCTTTCAACGGATCCTGCTACCTTTCGGCGCAAGAGACCTGAAAGCGTGGGAGGCCTGGACCCACCAGGCCCCTCAGTCATTGCAGCGTCTCCCAGTGGAGGAGGAAGCATCCTGCAGACACTGGTCCTGCCCCCAAACAAGGAGGAGCAGGAGGGCAGTGGAGCCAGAGTGCCCTCAGCTCAGGCTCCATCACTGGCTTATGGGGCCCCAGCAGCTCCCTTGTCCCGCCCTGCTGCCACCATGGTCACCAATGTGGTACGACCTGTCAGCAGCACTCCTGTGCCCATTGCCTCTAAGCCCTTCCCTAACTCTGGCCGGGCCGAGGCGTCTCCAAATGACATAGCAGGTGCCAGGACTGAAATGGGCACTGGGTCCCGGGTGCCTGGGAGTTCCCCACTTGGCGTCAGCTTAGTGTATTCGGACAAAAAGTCAGCAACAGCCACCTCACCAGCCCCACATTTGGTGGCTGGGCCCCTATTGGGCACCGTAGGGAAAGCCCCTGCTACTGTCACTAACTTACTAGTAGGCACCCCAGGCTATGGGGCCCCTGCACCCCCTGCTGTTCAATTTATTGCCCAAGGGACCCCTGGCAGTGGGACCACTGCAGGCTCAGGAGCAGGTGCTGGAAATGGCCCGAATGGGCCAGTACCCCTGGGTATCCTGCAACCAGGTGCCCTGGGCAAGGCTGGGGGAATCACCCAGGTCCAGTACATCTTGCCCACGCTGCCCCAGCAGCTTCAAGTGGCACCTGCCCCAGCACCAGCCCCTGGGACCAAAGCAGCGGCTCCCAGTGGCCCTGCACCCACCACCAGCATCCGTTTCACCCTCCCGCCCGGCACCTCTACCAACGGCAAGGTCCTGGCCGCCACTGCACCCACTCCTGGGATCCCCATCCTGCAGTCTGTACCCTCCGCCCCACCCCCTAAAG CCCAGTCAGTTTCTCCCGTGCAGGCCCCACCTCCGGGTGGCTCAGCCCAGCTGCTGCCTGGGAAGGTACTAGTGCCCTTGGCCGCCCCTAGCATGTCAGTGCGGGGTGGAGGGGCTGGCCAGCCGCTGCCCCTGGTGAGCCCACCCTTCTCAGTACCTGTACAGAATGGTGCCCAGCCACCCAGCAAG ATCATTCAGCTGACTCCAGTGCCTGTGAGCACACCCAGCGGCCTGGTGCCGCCCTTGAGCCCGGCCACACTTCCTGGACCCACCTCCCAGCCCCAGAAAGTCCTGCTGCCCTCCTCCACCAG AATCACCTACGTGCAGTCAGCGGGCGGGCATGCGTTGCCCCTGGGTACCAGCCCTGCATCTAGCCAGGCTGGAACAGTCACTTCGTATGGGCCCACGAGCTCTGTAGCTCTAGGCTTCACCTCGCTGGGGCCCAGTGGCCCCGCCTTCGTGCAGCCCCTGCTCTCAG CAGGCCAAGCCCCACTGCTGGCTCCTGGCCAAGTGGGCGTGTCacctgtgcccagcccccagctgccgCCTGCCTGTGCAGCCCCTGGAGGTCCCGTCATAACAGCATTTTACCCTGGCAGTCCTGTGCCCACCTCTTCAGCACCCCTGGCCCAGCCATCCCAGGCCGCTCCAAGCGTGGTCTATACTGTGGCCACCAGCACCACCCCACCTGCTGCCACCATTCTGCCCAAGGGCCCGCCTGCCCCAGCCACTGCCACCCCAGCCCCTACTAGTCCTTTCCCCAGTGCCACAG GCTCCATGACTTACAGCTTAGTGGCCCCCAAGGCCCAGCGGCCTAGCCCAAAGGCTCCGCAGAAAGTGAAGGCAGCCATCGCCAGCATTCCTGTGGGCTCCTTTGAGGCAGGTGCCTCTGGGCGATCTGGCCCTGCACCCCGGCAATCTCTGGAGCCTGGCCCTGTCCGTGAGCCAACTGCCCCAGAGTCTGAACTTGAGGGGCAGCCCACACCACCAGCTCCTCTGCCACCCCCAGAGAGCTGGACTCCCACAGCCCGGAGCAGttccccaccacctctggctgcTGAAGAGCGGACCAGCACCAAAGTTCCTGACACCATG GCCAGCAAATTCCCCAGCTCATCTTCAGACTGGCGTGTCCCTGGGCAGGGCTTGGAGAGTCGTGGGGAGCCTCCCACCCCACCtagcccagccccagctccagCCACAGCCTCTGgtagcaacagcagcagcagcgagGGCAGCAGTGGGAGGGCTGCCGGGGACACCCCTGAACGCAAAGAGGCAGCTAGTACTGGCAAGAAGGTGAAGGTGCGGCCCCCGCCCCTGAAGAAGACCTTTGACTCTGTGGACAA GGTCTTGTCAGAGGTAGACTTTGAGGAACGTTTTGCTGAGCTGCCTGAGTTTCGGCCTGAGGAGGTGCTGCCCTCTCCGACTTTGCAGTCTCTGGCCACTTCACCCCGGGCCATCCTGGGCTCTTACCGCAAAAAGAGGAAGAACTCTACCG ACCTGGACTCAGCGCCTGAGGATCCCACCTCACCTAAGCGCAAAATGAGGAGACGCTCCAGCTGTAGCTCAGAGCCCAACACCCCCAAGAGTGCTAAGTGTGAGGGGGACATCTTCACCTTTGACCGTACAG GTACAGAAGCTGAGGATGTACTTGGGGAACTGGAGTATGAGAAGGTACCATACTCATCACTGCGGCGTACTCTGGACCAGCGCCGGGCCCTGGTCATGCAGCTCTTCCAGGATCATGGCTTCTTCCCATCAG CCCAAGCCACTGCAGCCTTCCAGGCCCGCTATGCAGACATCTTCCCCTCTAAGGTTTGTCTGCAGTTAAAGATACGGGAGGTGCGCCAGAAGATCATGCAAGCAGCCACTCCCACAGAGCAGCCCCCTGGAGCTGAGACCCCTCTCCCTGGACCACCCCCCACTGGCACTGCTGCTGCCCCTGCCCCGACTCTCAGCCCTGCTGGGGGCCCTGACCCCACTTCACCTGGCTCGGACTCTGGCACAGCCCAGGCTGCCCCACCACTGCCTCCACCCCCAGAGTCAGGGCCTGGACAGCCTGCCTGGGAGGGAGCCCCCCagccttctcccccacccccaggcccgtCTGCAGCTGCCACAGGCAGGTGA